The genome window TGCCCGGGCCCCGGCGGCCGGCCTCCACCGACGCGGGCCGCCGCAGCGCGTGGCACGGCCGCGTCCTGCACGCCGTCGACGCCGACCGCGAGGCGATGGTCGCCCTGCTCGCCCGGCTGGTGCGCGAGCCCAGCGTCGGCGGCACCGACGAGGAGAACTCGGCGCAGGCCCTGCTCGCCGACGTCATGGCCTCCGACGGGCTGGACGTCGACCACTGGCAGGTGCCGCTGGAGGAGACCCTCGCCGCACCGGGCTTCCCCGGCGTCGAGGTCGACCGCGACGAGGCCTGGGGCCTGGTCGGCAGGCTGCCCGGCAGCGGGGACGGCCCCTCGCTCATGCTGCAGGGCCACGTCGACGTCGTCCCGGCCGGGCCGGACGCCGCCTGGCGGGACGGGTCGCCCTGGTCCGGGCGGGTGGTGGGCGGCGACCTGCTCGGGCGCGGCACCTGCGACATGAAGGGCGGGCTCGTGGCCGCGACCTGGGCCGTGCGCGCGCTGCGCAGGGCCGGCGTGCCGCTGCGGGGGGACGTGCTGCTGGCCAGCGTGCAGGGCGAGGAGGACGGCGGGCTGGGCAGCTTCGCCATGCTCGACCGCGGCTGGCGTGCCGACGCCTGCGTGGTGCCCGAGCCGACCAGCCTCGACGTGGTGCCCGCCAACGCCGGTGCCCTCACCTTCCGGCTCGGCGTGCCCGGCGCCGCCACCCACGCCTCACGGCGCCTCGACGGCGTGAGCGCACTGGAGAAGCTGTGGCCCGTCTGGCGCGCCCTCACCGACCTCGAGCGCCGGCGCAACACCGAAGTCGACCCGCTCATGCGTCGCTGGGAGCTGCCCTACCCGATCAGCCTCGGCACGGTCCGCGGCGGGGTGTGGGCGTCCTCCGTGCCCGACCTCGTCGAGGTCGAGGGCCGGCTCGGCGTCGCCCTGGACGAGCCGGTCGAGCACGCCCGCGCCGCCCTGGAGGACGCCGTGGCCGCGGCCTGCGCCGACGACCCCTGGCTCCGCCTCCACCCGGTGCAGGTCACGTGGTGGGGCGGCCAGTTCGCCCCCGGCCGGACCGACCCCGGCTCCCCGTTCGTCGCGGGCCTCCGCGCGGCCCGGGCGGTGTCGGGCGGCCCCGGCACGCCCGAGCCGGGGCTCTGGGGCGCCCCCTACGGCAGCGACCTGCGCCTGCTCGCCGGCGCCGGCATCCCCACGGTGCAGTTCGGCCCCGGCGACGCGGGCCTGGCGCACAGCACCGAGGAGCGGGTGCCCCTGGCCGAGGTGCTCGCCGTCGCCCGCACCCTCGCGGTGCTCGCGGTCGACACCTGCGGGGTCGGCTGAGCCCCCGCCGCGCGGCCGCCGCGCTGTTTGACGGCGGGGCGTACGGGCACGAGGACGGGGACGGCGCGCCCGCGCCGGCACCGCCCACCGAGGAGGCACCCGTGCAGCTCGACAAGTCCCAGATCCTCGACCTGCTCCGCCAGCAGGGCGACCACGACAAGGCCTCGCAGGCCGACCAGCAGCTCCCGTCCACCGTCGACACCGACGAGCACGGCGGCATCCTGTCCTCGCTCGGGCTCGACCCGGCCGACCTCGTCCAGAAGCTCGCCGGCGGCGCGCTCGGCGGCGGGGGCGGCGGGGGGCTCGGCGGCCTGCTCGGCGGCGGGCGCTGAGCGTGCAGGTCCAGCGCGCCCACGTCGTGCACCTGCTGCGCGGGCGCGGCGACGACGAGGGAGCCGCCCGCGCGCAGGACGAGCTGCCCGAGCAGTTCGACGCCGACGACGCGCCGCAGCTGCTGCTCACCTACGGCGTGGACGTCCAGGACCTGGACGACCAGGAGACCGTCGAGGAGCAGGGCCGCGGACCCGCCGGCGACGAGACCTCCAGCGGACTCGGCAGCGGGGCCGTGAGCGGGCTGGGCATCTCGAACGACCGGGAGCCCGAGCAGGACCTCAGCGACCTCGGCACGGGCCAGGAGCGCTGACCCGCACCACAGCACCGCGCACCGCAGCACGGCACACCGCACCACCAGCCCGGACCGGCCAGTACGGGCTCGGTCCGGGCAGGCACGGCCGGCCCGGTGGACCGGCTGACCGGCTGACCGACCACCTGCACCGCCGACCACTGGAGGACCGAGGACCATGCCCACGATGCAGACCGTCACCGCGATGATCGGCACCCACCCGGCCCCGACCGGCCTCGACCGCGACCTGCTGGCCCGCGCCGTCGACCTCATGGTCGCGTGCAGCACGGCCTGCACGGTGTGCGCGGACGCCTGCCTGTCCGAGGACGGCGTCGCGGAGATGGTCCGCTGCATCCGCCTGGACAGCGACTGCGCCGACGTGTGCGCCGCGGCGGCCCGGGTCATGGCCCGGCAGACCGCCTACGACGGCGACGTCAGCCGCGCCGTCGTCCAGGCCTGCCTCGCCGCGTGCCGGGCGTGCGAGGCGGAGTGCGCCCAGCACGCC of Aquipuribacter hungaricus contains these proteins:
- a CDS encoding four-helix bundle copper-binding protein; this translates as MPTMQTVTAMIGTHPAPTGLDRDLLARAVDLMVACSTACTVCADACLSEDGVAEMVRCIRLDSDCADVCAAAARVMARQTAYDGDVSRAVVQACLAACRACEAECAQHAGMHEHCRVCAEACRECAEVCEELLAAMA
- a CDS encoding ArgE/DapE family deacylase, with amino-acid sequence PGPRRPASTDAGRRSAWHGRVLHAVDADREAMVALLARLVREPSVGGTDEENSAQALLADVMASDGLDVDHWQVPLEETLAAPGFPGVEVDRDEAWGLVGRLPGSGDGPSLMLQGHVDVVPAGPDAAWRDGSPWSGRVVGGDLLGRGTCDMKGGLVAATWAVRALRRAGVPLRGDVLLASVQGEEDGGLGSFAMLDRGWRADACVVPEPTSLDVVPANAGALTFRLGVPGAATHASRRLDGVSALEKLWPVWRALTDLERRRNTEVDPLMRRWELPYPISLGTVRGGVWASSVPDLVEVEGRLGVALDEPVEHARAALEDAVAAACADDPWLRLHPVQVTWWGGQFAPGRTDPGSPFVAGLRAARAVSGGPGTPEPGLWGAPYGSDLRLLAGAGIPTVQFGPGDAGLAHSTEERVPLAEVLAVARTLAVLAVDTCGVG